The following proteins are co-located in the Dyadobacter chenwenxiniae genome:
- a CDS encoding enolase C-terminal domain-like protein: MDHSNMNRRETMKALGLTGSAGILGLFGGTASAKAREEKETPHYAKAMKPVTIKSVRAIATAPQGSNLIVVKVETSEPGLYGLGCATFTQRAAVVLVAINTYLNEFCVGKDVDQIEDMWHGAYVSSYWRNGPVLNNALSGLDQALWDIKGKRAGMPLYQLLGGKVRFAVPCYTHANGNTPEATVESVKSIQERGFKYIRIQQGGYGAVGSTAEQPDFKKENFGGPTDSFMNENSYLKAIPKLFEAVRKSCGEEIELLHDIHERVQPMNAINMIKKLEEFNPFFIEDPFSPENQKWFKILRENTTVPIAMGELFNNVNEFVEPMVNQWFDFIRIHVSQIGGVTPAMKVARLGEWFNIKTAWHGPGDVSPVGHSAHAHIDLAVWNFGIQEAVSFNEKTQEVFSGCPTMKNGYMSVNEVPGIGVDIDEKAAAKYPITTKSNWQVRKFDGTLIRP; this comes from the coding sequence ATGGATCATAGTAATATGAATCGTCGCGAAACGATGAAAGCATTGGGCCTGACCGGGTCAGCAGGAATATTAGGCCTATTCGGCGGAACTGCCAGTGCGAAAGCACGGGAAGAAAAGGAGACGCCGCATTATGCCAAGGCCATGAAACCGGTCACCATCAAAAGCGTCCGGGCCATCGCCACAGCGCCGCAAGGCTCCAACCTGATTGTGGTAAAAGTAGAGACTTCCGAGCCTGGATTATATGGCCTGGGCTGTGCCACTTTCACGCAGCGTGCCGCCGTCGTGCTGGTCGCGATCAACACTTATCTGAATGAATTCTGCGTCGGGAAAGATGTGGACCAGATTGAAGATATGTGGCATGGGGCCTATGTGAGTTCATATTGGCGGAATGGCCCGGTGCTCAACAATGCATTAAGCGGTCTGGATCAGGCGCTTTGGGATATCAAAGGAAAACGTGCGGGCATGCCGCTTTATCAGCTGCTGGGCGGAAAAGTGAGGTTTGCTGTTCCTTGTTACACCCATGCCAATGGCAACACGCCCGAGGCAACCGTCGAAAGCGTAAAAAGCATTCAGGAGCGCGGTTTCAAGTACATTCGCATCCAGCAGGGCGGTTATGGGGCAGTAGGCAGCACAGCCGAACAGCCGGATTTCAAAAAGGAAAACTTCGGCGGTCCTACTGACAGTTTTATGAATGAAAACAGCTATTTGAAGGCTATTCCTAAACTTTTTGAAGCAGTTAGAAAAAGCTGCGGAGAAGAAATTGAACTGCTGCACGACATTCACGAGCGCGTACAGCCCATGAATGCGATCAACATGATCAAGAAACTGGAAGAGTTTAATCCGTTCTTTATCGAAGATCCATTTTCTCCCGAAAACCAGAAGTGGTTTAAGATTTTGCGTGAAAACACGACGGTCCCGATTGCCATGGGCGAGCTTTTCAACAATGTCAATGAATTTGTAGAACCGATGGTTAATCAATGGTTCGACTTCATCCGCATCCACGTTTCGCAGATCGGCGGGGTTACGCCAGCCATGAAAGTGGCCCGGTTAGGAGAGTGGTTTAACATTAAAACGGCCTGGCACGGACCGGGTGACGTCTCACCCGTAGGCCACTCCGCCCACGCGCACATTGACCTGGCAGTGTGGAATTTCGGAATCCAGGAAGCCGTAAGTTTCAATGAAAAAACACAAGAAGTTTTCTCCGGCTGCCCTACGATGAAAAACGGTTACATGTCTGTAAATGAAGTGCCCGGCATCGGCGTCGATATCGACGAAAAAGCTGCCGCGAAATACCCAATCACAACAAAATCCAACTGGCAAGTAAGAAAGTTCGATGGCACATTAATTCGCCCCTAA
- a CDS encoding LacI family DNA-binding transcriptional regulator gives MKKTSLKDIAQKAGVSTALVSYVLNGKEKETRVGEVIAKKVREIAKELNYQPNHLAKSLRSGKTHTIGLIIADISNPFFANIARVVEDEAKRNGYTVIIGSCDENADKSWDLLNVLINRQVDGFIIVSCEGSENQIQYLKERNLPFVLLDRHFPDIQTDFVATNNYKASYDAGIHLIQSGYERIGLIAYKSEMYHMVERIRGYKHALSDNNIEFDSNWLKEVMFETIERDVKIAIDEILASDHKVEALIFATYGLAINGLKYINELRLKVPSDLAIVSFGQAEVFDLYYCPITYLRQPLELLGKTSVEYLLKKLKNPDEGMKQILMEAKLIARDSSMAKSAWLTE, from the coding sequence ATGAAAAAAACATCTCTCAAAGACATAGCCCAAAAAGCTGGCGTATCAACCGCACTGGTCTCCTATGTCCTCAACGGGAAGGAAAAGGAAACCAGGGTGGGGGAGGTGATCGCCAAGAAGGTGAGAGAAATCGCCAAAGAGCTCAATTACCAGCCCAATCACCTTGCCAAAAGCCTCAGAAGTGGCAAAACCCACACAATCGGGCTAATTATAGCAGACATTTCAAACCCGTTCTTTGCCAACATTGCCCGGGTTGTAGAGGATGAAGCCAAGCGAAACGGTTACACGGTGATTATTGGAAGCTGTGATGAAAATGCCGACAAGTCCTGGGATTTGCTCAATGTGCTTATCAACAGGCAAGTGGACGGATTCATCATCGTTTCCTGCGAAGGCTCAGAGAACCAGATTCAATATTTGAAAGAAAGAAATCTGCCTTTCGTGCTGCTGGACAGGCATTTCCCGGACATTCAAACGGATTTCGTTGCAACCAACAATTACAAAGCGTCCTATGACGCGGGAATTCATCTGATCCAATCAGGTTATGAACGAATAGGGCTAATCGCTTACAAATCAGAGATGTATCACATGGTAGAAAGAATCAGGGGATACAAACACGCGCTGAGCGATAACAACATTGAGTTTGACAGCAACTGGCTGAAAGAGGTGATGTTTGAAACCATAGAACGTGATGTAAAGATCGCCATCGACGAAATCCTGGCGTCAGATCACAAAGTGGAGGCATTGATTTTCGCGACTTACGGTCTGGCTATCAATGGGTTGAAATACATCAATGAGTTGCGGCTGAAAGTGCCTTCGGATCTTGCGATTGTCAGTTTTGGTCAGGCAGAGGTTTTTGATCTTTACTATTGCCCTATCACTTACTTGCGTCAGCCATTGGAACTATTGGGCAAAACATCCGTCGAATATCTCTTGAAAAAACTCAAAAACCCAGACGAAGGAATGAAGCAGATCCTGATGGAAGCCAAGCTGATCGCCAGGGATTCCTCTATGGCAAAATCCGCCTGGCTAACCGAATAA
- the dgoD gene encoding galactonate dehydratase, with the protein MNATKKGMSRREAIQSVLGVAAMGTMLLPKTSYASTPAPFREYGSVKITKLETFLVKPRWIFLKIHTDAGVTGLGEPLLEGRALTIKTAIQEVEPYLIGKDPRQVVHHWQAIYRHAFYRGGPILTSALSGIDQALWDIKGKLLNVPIYELFGGQTRDRVRVYGRAANAEDMKKRKAEGFTVIKTGVAKKNPANIVENPAFIKFAADNFASLREAGGPEMDIAIDFHGAISQQTSKVLIRELEQYQPMFIEEPCQAQNVDTMVDIARGTHLPIATGERIFTKWGFREILEKGAASIVQPDLCHAGGITEGRIIAGMAEAYYVPIAPHNPMGPISLATGLQLAASVPNFLVQEQVTLGEGYLKNPFKLQKDGTVMVPTGPGLGIELDEDQLKDKIGHDWKNPETYNALDGSVVDW; encoded by the coding sequence ATGAACGCAACAAAAAAAGGAATGTCCCGCCGGGAAGCCATCCAGTCCGTATTGGGTGTGGCTGCGATGGGAACCATGCTTTTGCCTAAAACCTCTTACGCCTCCACGCCCGCGCCGTTCCGAGAATATGGCAGCGTGAAGATTACCAAGCTGGAAACGTTCCTGGTGAAACCACGCTGGATCTTCCTGAAAATCCACACCGATGCAGGCGTGACCGGCCTCGGCGAGCCGCTTCTGGAAGGCCGCGCGCTGACCATCAAAACGGCCATTCAAGAAGTGGAGCCTTATTTGATTGGCAAAGATCCAAGGCAGGTTGTGCACCATTGGCAGGCCATTTACCGCCATGCATTTTACCGCGGCGGACCAATTCTGACAAGCGCTCTGAGCGGGATAGACCAGGCATTGTGGGACATTAAGGGCAAGCTTTTGAATGTGCCGATTTACGAGCTTTTTGGTGGGCAAACGCGTGACCGTGTGCGTGTGTACGGCCGCGCAGCCAATGCCGAAGACATGAAGAAGCGCAAGGCAGAAGGCTTTACCGTAATCAAAACAGGCGTCGCCAAGAAAAACCCGGCCAACATTGTTGAAAACCCGGCATTTATCAAATTCGCAGCCGACAATTTTGCATCTCTGAGGGAAGCGGGCGGACCAGAAATGGACATTGCCATTGACTTCCACGGCGCCATTTCGCAGCAGACTTCTAAGGTTTTGATTAGAGAATTGGAACAATATCAGCCTATGTTTATCGAAGAACCTTGCCAGGCGCAAAATGTGGACACAATGGTTGACATTGCCCGCGGAACGCATTTGCCGATTGCGACCGGTGAGCGCATTTTTACCAAGTGGGGCTTTCGCGAAATCCTTGAAAAAGGCGCAGCCAGCATTGTCCAGCCCGATCTTTGCCATGCAGGCGGCATTACGGAAGGCCGCATTATCGCCGGAATGGCCGAAGCTTATTACGTGCCCATCGCCCCGCACAATCCCATGGGTCCGATCTCGCTGGCAACCGGTTTACAGCTCGCAGCCAGCGTCCCCAACTTCTTGGTTCAGGAGCAGGTAACATTGGGAGAAGGATATTTGAAAAACCCATTTAAACTGCAAAAAGACGGCACCGTAATGGTTCCCACAGGCCCCGGCCTGGGAATAGAACTCGACGAAGACCAGCTCAAAGACAAAATCGGCCACGACTGGAAAAACCCCGAAACCTACAACGCACTAGACGGCTCCGTAGTAGACTGGTAA
- a CDS encoding SusD/RagB family nutrient-binding outer membrane lipoprotein produces MKNISKYILATLLSLGVITGCDQGFDEINTNKVDPTSLAPSLILNKAIISTTYLDGVSTLGMLTYNFGIVQQIITPYGSSLSGGNYNQYNNANTPLVWVNFYRNVIKQVVAVTDQTKDDPAQANIYHAARIWKAYAFMILTDTYGDIPYFEAGQGYISEVIRPKYDPQEAIYKDILKELDEASGALDIVQPAVTTDILYGGNVAKWKKLGYSLMLRAAMRLTKVDQTTAKTYVTKAVAGGLFESNADNSTIRHTAIYNNYIANHLAAREKTNFYLAAPFVNYLKENNDPRLAVMAVRYVGAKGGPEQVAARASSDPKVQIGMPMGYNDVTINTVLTQNGVASLWDFSQVNLGTVLKLDAPEFHITYAQNQLLLAEAAVRGWVSGTAPTYFANGVRAHLEQMGLYDPSAAIKEDAIQAYLKTHRLDASKALEQINTQYWVASFLDGNELFANFRRSGFPTLKKNPYPGAEIKEDFIRRMPYPDSEIIVNLQNVNDANARQGPNDLNTRVWWDKK; encoded by the coding sequence ATGAAAAATATCTCAAAATACATACTGGCAACCTTGTTATCGCTCGGCGTGATAACAGGCTGCGACCAAGGTTTTGACGAGATCAATACCAACAAAGTTGACCCGACTTCGCTGGCGCCATCGCTGATTTTGAACAAAGCCATTATCAGCACCACTTATCTCGACGGCGTCTCGACACTGGGCATGCTGACTTACAATTTTGGCATTGTGCAACAGATCATTACGCCCTATGGAAGCTCGCTTTCGGGTGGAAACTACAACCAGTATAATAATGCCAACACGCCGCTCGTTTGGGTGAATTTTTACCGGAATGTGATCAAGCAAGTCGTTGCAGTGACCGATCAGACCAAGGACGACCCCGCTCAGGCAAATATTTATCACGCCGCCCGCATCTGGAAAGCCTACGCATTCATGATCCTGACAGACACCTATGGAGACATTCCGTATTTCGAGGCAGGGCAGGGTTACATTAGTGAGGTGATCAGGCCAAAATACGATCCGCAGGAAGCCATTTATAAGGATATTTTAAAGGAATTGGACGAAGCATCAGGCGCTCTGGACATCGTCCAGCCGGCCGTAACAACCGATATTTTGTATGGAGGAAATGTTGCCAAATGGAAAAAGCTGGGCTATTCGCTAATGCTGCGCGCCGCCATGCGCCTGACAAAAGTGGATCAGACTACGGCCAAAACGTATGTTACCAAGGCCGTTGCTGGCGGATTGTTTGAGAGCAATGCTGATAATTCCACCATTCGGCACACGGCCATTTACAATAATTATATTGCCAATCACCTGGCCGCAAGGGAAAAAACAAACTTTTATCTTGCCGCGCCTTTTGTCAATTATCTCAAAGAAAACAATGACCCGCGACTGGCTGTCATGGCCGTCCGTTACGTAGGCGCGAAAGGCGGGCCCGAGCAGGTTGCAGCCCGCGCATCGTCGGACCCGAAAGTGCAGATAGGCATGCCGATGGGTTACAATGACGTGACCATCAACACGGTTTTGACACAAAATGGTGTGGCAAGCCTGTGGGATTTCTCACAGGTGAATCTGGGAACAGTCCTCAAACTGGATGCGCCGGAATTTCACATTACTTATGCACAAAATCAGCTTTTGCTAGCCGAAGCAGCCGTTCGCGGCTGGGTAAGCGGCACTGCACCGACTTATTTTGCCAATGGTGTGAGGGCACATTTAGAACAAATGGGACTTTATGATCCAAGCGCAGCCATTAAGGAAGATGCCATTCAGGCTTATCTCAAAACGCATCGGCTGGATGCTTCCAAAGCATTAGAGCAGATCAACACCCAGTATTGGGTCGCCTCATTCCTGGACGGAAACGAGCTCTTTGCCAATTTCAGAAGAAGCGGTTTTCCCACATTGAAGAAGAACCCCTATCCGGGCGCGGAGATCAAAGAAGACTTCATCAGACGCATGCCATATCCCGACAGCGAAATCATTGTAAACCTGCAAAATGTGAACGATGCCAATGCCCGGCAGGGGCCCAATGACCTGAACACACGCGTTTGGTGGGATAAGAAGTAA
- a CDS encoding SusC/RagA family TonB-linked outer membrane protein translates to MRRIFTMTWLFTLLCIAAWAQNSSITGIVTGQENEPLPGVNVLISGTQQGTVTTSDGKFTIEASANSSLVFSYIGYVGQTVKVDSRSVIDVQLALESKNLNEVVVTALGIKREAKTLGYATATVNADQISTNRTPNVVSSLQGKMAGVNISSLSTGPGGTAKIRIRGQSSFNGQNSPLIVVNGVPIDNSNYAGGGDFGPRSMNASDGGDGLSSINPDDIESMTVLKGATAAALYGSRAKDGVVMITTKNRSTGKGIGLEYNMNFTTDQPLDFTDFQYEYGQGEGGKRPTSADPTSGVWSFGEKFEPGMTQVLFDNETWPYEPVFDRIKKFYRTGTNMTNTVTVSNNGPNGGFSLSLANADNRGIMQNNKFNKKIVNLGFTQNISKKLTAFGNINYSKEKNTNPPQLDTQDFAVSTVIMTLANSMPLEALEQNQTKSNGDEFVFSRFLVRNNPYYSMSKHFETISRDRIFGNIALKYQFTPWLYLQGRIAQDFYVRNQEYNIPNGYAPIAKAPVGYVNGQFTQDIRRNTERNFDFILGGNHNFGDIGLDVTLGGNQRYARMDYNSVTVQDFIQPGLYTVMNGRVKNPLYALSEKKINSLYGAATISYKEFLYLNVTARNDWFSTLAPQNRSILYPSVTGSFIFSQAFANLPPWITFGKLRAAYAQVGSDNVNPYSNALYYQVDNNSFPNPSGQLVPVGGINALTVPNKNLRPLRIKEAEAGLEMKLFNNLIGFDFTYYHKTTDDQILAAQISDASSYTAQLINVGRSMNKGIELLLTGSPVRTNDFQWDVSFNVSYNTSKVLKLGLAEKDTVITVGGGGGRTLNMVVGKPLGQLYTFMYQRDAQGRQVFDKNSGMPIRNNTLRNVGNALPKYFGGITNTFTYKGIMLSTLIDFKLGHKMIAGRNINYLRHGLSKRTLPGRAEGFVIGNGVNPDGEVNQTKAAVQPFYESVNPLGVNEDFVNNAGFWKLRQITLSYDLGKLLPENFFVKGLRLSAVANNVLIIKKWTENMDPEEVLNSSDNATGLDFWPGLPPTRSIGFNLNVKF, encoded by the coding sequence ATGAGAAGAATTTTTACAATGACATGGCTGTTTACATTGCTTTGCATCGCAGCATGGGCTCAAAACAGCAGTATTACCGGAATCGTAACAGGCCAGGAAAATGAGCCGCTCCCCGGTGTGAATGTGCTCATAAGCGGCACGCAGCAGGGAACCGTGACAACTTCGGATGGGAAATTTACCATAGAAGCGTCGGCCAATTCGAGCCTTGTTTTCTCTTATATCGGCTATGTGGGGCAAACGGTAAAAGTCGATTCGCGGTCTGTGATTGATGTGCAGCTGGCATTGGAATCCAAGAATTTAAATGAAGTTGTGGTAACGGCGCTCGGCATCAAAAGGGAGGCCAAAACGCTGGGTTATGCCACGGCGACGGTGAATGCAGATCAGATTTCAACCAATCGAACTCCTAATGTGGTCAGCTCGCTGCAGGGGAAAATGGCTGGTGTGAACATTTCGTCTTTATCCACCGGCCCGGGCGGAACGGCAAAGATCCGAATCCGCGGACAATCTTCGTTTAATGGTCAAAACAGCCCCTTAATCGTTGTAAACGGCGTTCCTATTGACAATTCCAATTATGCAGGCGGCGGCGATTTCGGGCCGAGATCCATGAATGCTTCCGACGGCGGCGACGGGCTTTCAAGCATTAATCCCGACGACATTGAATCCATGACCGTGCTGAAAGGAGCCACAGCCGCTGCTTTATACGGCTCGCGAGCCAAGGATGGGGTGGTCATGATCACGACCAAAAACCGGAGCACTGGAAAAGGGATCGGACTGGAATACAACATGAATTTCACTACGGATCAACCCCTGGATTTCACTGATTTTCAATACGAATACGGGCAGGGCGAGGGCGGTAAACGACCTACTTCCGCCGATCCGACTTCCGGTGTTTGGAGCTTCGGAGAGAAGTTCGAACCGGGTATGACGCAAGTGCTTTTTGATAACGAAACCTGGCCCTATGAGCCTGTTTTTGACCGCATTAAGAAATTTTACCGCACCGGAACAAACATGACCAACACTGTGACCGTCTCCAACAATGGCCCCAATGGCGGTTTTAGTTTGTCGCTGGCCAATGCGGATAATCGGGGCATAATGCAGAATAACAAATTCAACAAGAAGATTGTCAACCTGGGATTCACGCAGAACATTTCAAAGAAACTCACAGCCTTTGGCAATATTAATTATTCCAAAGAGAAGAACACGAACCCGCCGCAGCTTGACACTCAGGACTTTGCAGTCTCCACGGTGATCATGACCCTGGCCAATTCAATGCCGTTGGAAGCACTCGAACAAAACCAAACGAAGTCCAATGGCGATGAGTTTGTATTTTCACGCTTCCTGGTGCGGAATAACCCTTATTATTCCATGAGCAAGCACTTTGAAACCATTTCCCGCGATAGGATTTTTGGGAACATTGCCCTGAAATATCAGTTTACGCCCTGGCTTTATCTGCAAGGCCGCATTGCGCAGGACTTTTACGTCCGCAACCAGGAGTACAACATTCCAAACGGCTACGCACCCATCGCAAAAGCGCCTGTGGGTTATGTAAACGGCCAGTTTACACAGGATATCCGCCGCAATACGGAGCGGAATTTTGACTTCATTCTGGGCGGAAACCACAATTTCGGCGACATCGGTCTTGATGTGACATTAGGGGGTAACCAGCGTTATGCACGCATGGACTACAACAGCGTCACGGTCCAGGATTTCATTCAGCCGGGGCTTTACACTGTGATGAACGGGCGCGTCAAAAACCCGCTTTATGCGTTGTCTGAAAAGAAAATCAATTCCTTATACGGAGCAGCGACAATTTCTTATAAAGAGTTTTTATACCTGAACGTTACCGCCCGAAACGACTGGTTTTCAACATTGGCGCCACAGAACCGAAGCATTCTCTATCCTTCTGTAACAGGAAGTTTTATCTTTTCGCAGGCGTTTGCCAACCTGCCTCCCTGGATTACTTTTGGCAAGTTGAGGGCCGCTTATGCGCAGGTTGGATCGGACAATGTGAACCCCTATTCGAATGCGCTTTATTATCAGGTCGACAACAATTCTTTCCCCAATCCCTCCGGCCAGCTCGTGCCTGTGGGCGGCATAAATGCCTTGACGGTTCCTAACAAAAACCTGCGGCCGCTGCGCATTAAGGAAGCGGAAGCTGGCCTGGAAATGAAGCTTTTCAACAATCTGATCGGATTTGATTTTACATATTATCACAAAACGACTGACGATCAGATTCTTGCCGCGCAAATATCGGATGCATCTTCTTACACCGCCCAGCTGATCAATGTCGGCCGGAGTATGAATAAAGGAATCGAGTTGCTGCTGACGGGATCGCCGGTGCGCACGAATGACTTTCAATGGGATGTGAGTTTCAATGTTTCCTATAACACTTCCAAAGTGCTGAAACTGGGGCTGGCCGAGAAAGATACGGTTATCACGGTGGGCGGCGGAGGCGGCCGGACATTGAACATGGTGGTTGGAAAGCCGCTGGGCCAGCTTTACACATTTATGTATCAGCGTGACGCGCAGGGCAGGCAGGTTTTTGATAAAAACAGCGGCATGCCCATCCGCAATAACACTTTGCGCAATGTTGGCAATGCGCTTCCCAAGTATTTCGGCGGGATCACCAACACATTCACATACAAAGGGATAATGCTCTCGACGCTGATTGATTTCAAGCTGGGACATAAGATGATCGCCGGCCGGAACATTAATTATCTGCGCCATGGATTGTCCAAAAGGACGCTTCCCGGTCGTGCGGAAGGATTTGTGATCGGCAATGGTGTGAATCCGGATGGCGAGGTTAATCAGACAAAGGCGGCCGTTCAGCCATTTTACGAATCGGTTAACCCACTGGGTGTCAATGAAGATTTTGTAAACAACGCTGGTTTCTGGAAACTGCGCCAGATCACGCTCAGCTATGATCTTGGAAAGCTGCTACCCGAAAATTTCTTTGTCAAAGGCCTGCGGTTAAGCGCTGTAGCCAACAATGTGCTGATCATCAAGAAATGGACGGAAAATATGGATCCCGAAGAAGTGCTGAACTCCTCGGATAATGCAACCGGACTGGATTTCTGGCCGGGCCTGCCGCCTACAAGAAGCATCGGTTTTAACCTGAATGTGAAATTCTAA
- a CDS encoding enolase C-terminal domain-like protein, which translates to MHRRTFLKSAALGSAAVMTGLPAMKAEAASKMKITKIRYYAAPGYNKPLFNQARGIVEIETDGGIIGIGEGGSKDMIEQCAQMMIGEDPFRIEHIWQNVYRGMFYPPGREKLHALGALEMALWDIKGKALNVPVYELLGGATRDYIECYATGFRASTGKTEEERAQDCIAAGLRSYRIGPTGGNGDQPFDFYDNVKKTIDFCKRIDTAVGGGGKWAIDLHTRFDLTDGLKICTALEDLEPYFIEDIVRSENPGVYKNVRSMTKVPIAVGEQFGDRWDTNELIENRLIDYTRFTLPNTGGIGEFKKIASMCETHYVGMIPHFTGPLSTATLVHVLGSSSPMRAMMELGGGEPERPPYFNEDFINFKNGKLYLNDSPGLGVKFDPKKATFVMEVKEKTKFPHPILKAPDGSIHNW; encoded by the coding sequence ATGCATAGAAGAACATTCCTAAAATCAGCAGCGCTTGGCTCGGCAGCCGTTATGACGGGCTTGCCGGCAATGAAAGCCGAGGCCGCGTCAAAAATGAAGATTACCAAAATCCGCTACTACGCAGCACCTGGCTATAACAAGCCGCTCTTCAACCAAGCCCGTGGCATCGTGGAAATTGAAACCGATGGCGGCATTATTGGCATTGGCGAAGGCGGCTCAAAAGATATGATTGAGCAATGTGCGCAAATGATGATCGGTGAAGATCCGTTCCGCATTGAGCACATTTGGCAGAATGTGTATCGAGGCATGTTCTATCCCCCAGGTCGCGAGAAGCTGCACGCATTAGGCGCTTTGGAAATGGCGCTTTGGGACATCAAAGGCAAAGCACTGAATGTGCCCGTTTACGAGCTCCTAGGCGGCGCAACCCGTGATTACATTGAATGTTATGCAACCGGTTTTCGTGCTTCCACAGGCAAAACCGAGGAAGAAAGAGCCCAGGATTGCATAGCAGCCGGACTAAGGTCCTACCGCATCGGCCCGACGGGAGGCAATGGTGACCAGCCTTTTGATTTTTATGATAATGTTAAAAAGACCATCGACTTCTGTAAAAGAATAGACACTGCCGTGGGCGGCGGCGGCAAATGGGCCATTGACCTGCACACGCGCTTCGATCTGACCGACGGCTTGAAGATCTGCACCGCATTGGAAGACCTCGAACCTTACTTTATCGAGGACATTGTCCGCTCGGAAAATCCGGGCGTTTACAAAAATGTAAGGTCCATGACCAAAGTCCCTATTGCCGTTGGGGAGCAGTTCGGAGATCGCTGGGATACCAATGAGCTGATCGAAAACAGGCTGATCGATTACACTCGTTTTACGCTTCCCAACACGGGTGGCATTGGAGAATTCAAGAAAATCGCGTCTATGTGTGAGACGCATTATGTAGGCATGATCCCGCATTTTACCGGGCCGCTTTCCACGGCAACGCTTGTCCATGTGCTGGGTTCAAGCAGTCCGATGCGGGCCATGATGGAGCTCGGCGGCGGGGAACCGGAGCGTCCGCCTTATTTCAATGAGGATTTTATCAATTTCAAAAATGGCAAGTTGTATCTCAATGATAGTCCTGGCTTGGGTGTAAAGTTTGACCCGAAAAAAGCCACATTCGTCATGGAGGTGAAAGAGAAAACCAAATTCCCGCATCCGATCCTGAAAGCGCCGGACGGCTCGATTCATAACTGGTAA